One genomic segment of Bradyrhizobium prioriisuperbiae includes these proteins:
- a CDS encoding zinc-finger domain-containing protein: MADHVVPHFHNDAGVPVIEIGAREFMCVGANPPFDHPHVFLDLGNDTEIICPYCSTLYRFAADLAAGESRPPECRLKDKAA; encoded by the coding sequence ATGGCTGATCACGTCGTTCCTCACTTTCACAATGACGCAGGGGTTCCGGTCATTGAGATCGGCGCGAGGGAGTTCATGTGCGTGGGTGCCAATCCACCGTTTGACCATCCGCACGTGTTTCTCGATCTCGGCAACGACACCGAAATCATCTGCCCCTACTGCTCGACGCTGTATCGTTTCGCGGCTGACTTGGCGGCCGGTGAATCGCGTCCGCCGGAATGCCGGCTGAAGGACAAAGCCGCTTAG
- a CDS encoding FAD-dependent monooxygenase, which translates to MPRSRTILIAGAGIGGLTAALALASRGFRIVVLEKAERLEQAGAGLQLSPNASRILISLDVAPLLASRVIVPDAVHIMSARTGRQIGRIPLGAQAGARYGAPYWIVHRADLQAALLARIGDIADIELRLGTSVEDVVDSADGVTVTQRTGDSLLKETALALIGADGVWSTVRQQVFPKMQARFTGRIAWRGTVDAGRLPQDFNRHGVQLWLGPNAHLVAYPMSGGERINVVAISTGSWSAQGWDEAADTADIAQQFDLGRWPPAARSLVGTVDSWRRWALFAVDAEASWTNNSVALLGDAAHAMLPFVAQGAGMAIEDAAVLAESLADMTTPNEVPAALVRYSTQRRARVARMQRTARHTGQIYHLRGPLAVARDTVIRLLDGERLLSRQDWIYDWKADAS; encoded by the coding sequence GTGCCCCGGTCCCGGACCATCCTCATCGCGGGAGCCGGCATCGGGGGATTGACCGCAGCACTCGCGCTCGCGTCCCGGGGTTTCCGCATCGTTGTGCTGGAAAAGGCCGAGCGGCTTGAACAGGCCGGCGCCGGCCTGCAGCTCTCCCCCAATGCCAGCCGCATCCTGATATCTCTCGACGTTGCGCCGCTTCTCGCGTCGCGCGTGATCGTGCCCGATGCCGTCCACATCATGAGTGCGCGGACCGGCCGGCAGATCGGGCGCATCCCGCTCGGCGCGCAGGCGGGCGCGCGTTACGGCGCGCCGTACTGGATCGTGCATCGCGCGGATCTGCAGGCGGCCCTGCTCGCGCGCATCGGTGATATCGCTGATATCGAGCTGCGGCTGGGTACATCCGTTGAGGACGTTGTCGACAGTGCCGACGGCGTCACCGTCACCCAGCGCACGGGAGACAGCCTCCTCAAGGAGACGGCGCTGGCGCTGATCGGCGCCGACGGGGTCTGGTCCACCGTGCGGCAACAGGTGTTTCCGAAGATGCAAGCCCGCTTCACCGGACGCATCGCCTGGCGCGGCACCGTCGATGCCGGGCGATTGCCGCAGGATTTCAATCGCCACGGTGTGCAATTATGGCTGGGGCCGAACGCGCATCTCGTCGCTTATCCGATGAGCGGCGGCGAACGTATCAATGTGGTGGCAATTTCGACCGGCAGCTGGAGTGCGCAGGGATGGGACGAAGCCGCCGACACAGCCGACATCGCGCAGCAGTTTGACCTTGGTCGATGGCCGCCCGCCGCCCGGTCGCTGGTGGGCACCGTGGACAGCTGGCGACGCTGGGCCCTGTTTGCCGTCGATGCCGAAGCGTCCTGGACCAACAACAGCGTCGCACTGCTGGGCGACGCTGCGCACGCCATGCTGCCGTTCGTGGCGCAAGGCGCCGGCATGGCCATCGAGGACGCAGCCGTGCTGGCCGAAAGCTTGGCCGACATGACAACGCCGAACGAGGTGCCCGCCGCGCTGGTCCGCTACAGCACGCAGCGACGGGCGCGCGTCGCCCGCATGCAGCGCACCGCGCGGCACACCGGACAGATCTATCACCTGCGCGGACCGCTGGCCGTCGCGCGCGATACGGTGATCCGGCTGCTCGATGGCGAACGGCTGCTGTCGCGGCAGGACTGGATTTACGATTGGAAGGCCGACGCCAGTTGA
- a CDS encoding tetratricopeptide repeat-containing glycosyltransferase family protein, producing the protein MDKQTGDTAASIEAVLNRGNRLMDQGELAGAIEAYRELITLAPQFGPGYRNLALALAQDGQLTDALSACGRAVELQPDDLEAYLIMARLLLRLGRTDQAVSMYQLAALAAPGRSDIHASLAAALARQGRLTEASAACDKAIELAPHNAGAYLNLGIIQSKRDDPEGAVAAYRHAIRLDPDSPEGHTNLGIALSNLGMSQPAIEMSGRAVDLKPADPELHYNHAMHLLLAGDLKAGFCEYEWRLCHPAPRFRQRPFDVPRWSGEPRNGRTLLIHAEQGLGDTLQFVRFVSAAATTGGPVVLQVQPPLTELLRDSLDVTVISRDEPEPPFDLHVPLMSLPYELGTSIETIPGEAYLRVGPAKAAEWRQRLAEYAGLKVGVVWTGSPGHLQDRKRSLPADIILPRLLIPGVQLFSLQKDPRADDRPVLEQLKSRVVDLGPLLTTFADTAAAASAMDLVIAVDTSVAHLAGALGKPTWILLPHILDWRWLYERADTPWYPAARLLRQPGSRDWASVLDRLAGELERFAADHQKAIPRFRARQSASGYGA; encoded by the coding sequence ATGGACAAACAAACGGGAGACACCGCAGCATCAATCGAAGCCGTTCTGAACCGTGGCAATCGCCTGATGGATCAGGGCGAGTTGGCCGGCGCCATCGAGGCCTACCGCGAACTCATCACCCTCGCCCCTCAATTCGGCCCGGGATATCGCAATCTCGCATTGGCGCTCGCACAGGATGGACAGCTCACCGACGCGCTGTCGGCGTGCGGCCGCGCGGTCGAGCTTCAGCCTGACGACCTTGAAGCCTATCTGATCATGGCCAGGCTTCTGCTCAGGCTCGGGCGGACGGACCAGGCGGTTTCGATGTACCAGCTCGCCGCCCTGGCGGCGCCGGGGCGGTCGGATATCCACGCCAGCCTCGCGGCTGCCCTGGCGCGGCAAGGGCGCCTGACTGAAGCGAGCGCGGCCTGCGACAAGGCCATCGAACTCGCTCCGCACAACGCCGGCGCCTATCTCAATCTCGGGATTATTCAGAGCAAGCGAGACGATCCGGAAGGCGCGGTCGCGGCCTACAGACACGCCATCCGTCTCGATCCGGATTCGCCCGAAGGCCATACCAATCTGGGCATCGCGTTGAGCAACCTGGGCATGAGCCAGCCGGCCATCGAGATGTCCGGCCGCGCGGTGGACCTCAAGCCCGCCGATCCGGAGCTTCACTACAATCACGCGATGCATCTGCTGCTGGCTGGTGACCTCAAAGCGGGCTTCTGCGAATACGAGTGGAGGCTTTGTCATCCGGCGCCGAGGTTCAGGCAGAGGCCATTCGACGTGCCGCGCTGGAGCGGAGAACCTCGCAACGGCCGAACCCTGTTGATTCATGCGGAGCAAGGCCTCGGCGACACCCTGCAGTTTGTCCGCTTCGTGTCCGCCGCCGCGACGACCGGAGGCCCGGTCGTTCTGCAGGTTCAGCCCCCATTGACCGAGTTGTTGCGCGACAGCCTGGACGTCACCGTGATCTCCCGTGACGAGCCGGAGCCGCCGTTTGATCTGCATGTGCCGCTGATGAGCCTTCCCTACGAACTCGGAACCAGCATCGAGACCATCCCGGGGGAGGCGTATCTCAGGGTCGGCCCGGCAAAGGCCGCCGAATGGCGACAGAGGCTTGCTGAATACGCCGGTCTCAAAGTCGGCGTCGTCTGGACGGGAAGCCCCGGCCATCTGCAGGACCGAAAGCGGTCTCTGCCGGCCGACATTATTTTGCCCCGCCTTCTGATCCCCGGCGTCCAACTCTTCAGCCTTCAAAAGGACCCCCGCGCGGACGATCGCCCCGTACTCGAACAGCTCAAGAGCAGGGTTGTCGACCTGGGGCCGCTGCTGACGACCTTCGCGGACACCGCGGCGGCGGCGAGCGCCATGGATCTGGTGATCGCCGTGGACACCTCCGTCGCGCATCTGGCAGGCGCGCTCGGCAAGCCGACCTGGATACTGCTGCCACATATTCTGGACTGGCGGTGGCTTTATGAGCGCGCCGACACGCCGTGGTACCCGGCCGCGCGCCTGCTGCGCCAACCTGGATCCAGGGACTGGGCAAGTGTGCTCGATCGGTTGGCTGGAGAACTGGAACGGTTTGCGGCGGACCACCAGAAGGCAATTCCCAGATTCCGAGCACGTCAGTCAGCGAGCGGCTACGGTGCCTGA
- a CDS encoding alpha/beta fold hydrolase, whose product MPSFHNGSVEIAYLDEGEGDPIVLIHGFASSMSVNWGYTGWVSELRKAGRRVIALDNRGHGGSSKLYDPEDYHIGTMAGDVGALMDHLGIPRADLMGYSMGGRITAYLAYSAPERVRSAILGGIGIRLIKDAVLAENVAQALEADDAAGITDPLGKTFRSFADQTRSDRRALAACMRGSRRLMTSEEAAAITVPTLIAVGTVDDVAGSAHALAEVIPQAQVLDIPDRDHMRAVGDRVYKAGVKDFLAQRP is encoded by the coding sequence ATGCCGAGCTTCCACAACGGCTCCGTTGAAATTGCCTATCTCGACGAAGGCGAGGGCGATCCGATCGTGCTGATTCACGGCTTTGCGTCCAGCATGAGCGTCAACTGGGGCTATACCGGCTGGGTGTCCGAGCTGCGCAAGGCCGGACGGCGGGTGATCGCGCTGGACAACCGCGGCCATGGCGGCTCCAGCAAGCTCTACGATCCCGAGGATTATCATATCGGCACCATGGCCGGGGACGTTGGTGCATTAATGGACCATCTCGGCATCCCCCGCGCCGACCTGATGGGTTATTCCATGGGCGGCCGCATCACCGCCTATCTCGCTTACTCAGCCCCCGAGCGCGTCCGCTCGGCGATCCTGGGCGGCATCGGCATCCGCCTGATCAAGGACGCGGTCCTGGCCGAAAACGTTGCCCAGGCCCTGGAGGCCGACGACGCGGCCGGCATCACCGACCCGCTGGGAAAGACCTTCCGCAGCTTCGCCGACCAGACCCGTTCCGACCGCCGGGCGCTCGCCGCCTGCATGCGCGGCTCGCGCCGGCTGATGACATCAGAGGAGGCCGCCGCCATCACGGTTCCGACCCTGATCGCGGTGGGGACGGTGGACGACGTGGCAGGCTCCGCCCACGCGCTGGCGGAGGTGATTCCGCAGGCCCAGGTGCTCGATATCCCGGACCGGGACCACATGCGCGCCGTTGGCGACCGGGTCTACAAGGCCGGGGTCAAGGATTTTCTGGCCCAGCGCCCCTGA
- a CDS encoding twin-arginine translocation pathway signal, with protein MTHRSNISLIRRAAAVTVVCLAGAVSGCSNLPDNVVSAAFVDPAKYDLYDCTQLRTARTGTAARLKELNGLSDKAKTGAGGAAVAEVAYGNDIVTTRAQAKLIEDVWQRNNCDSAPVPPQKPDPAAAAKDLNATGQRNRTGVR; from the coding sequence ATGACCCATCGTTCGAATATCAGCCTGATCCGTCGCGCCGCGGCCGTCACCGTCGTCTGTCTCGCTGGTGCCGTGTCGGGATGCTCGAATCTTCCCGACAACGTCGTGTCGGCCGCGTTTGTCGATCCCGCGAAATACGATCTTTATGATTGTACCCAGCTGCGCACGGCGCGGACGGGCACGGCCGCGCGTCTGAAGGAATTGAACGGACTGTCGGACAAGGCGAAGACCGGCGCGGGCGGTGCAGCGGTGGCCGAGGTCGCTTATGGCAATGATATCGTGACCACGCGGGCGCAGGCCAAGCTGATCGAGGATGTCTGGCAGCGCAACAACTGCGACAGCGCGCCGGTGCCGCCACAGAAGCCGGATCCCGCCGCGGCGGCGAAGGATCTCAACGCCACAGGTCAGCGCAACCGTACCGGTGTTCGCTGA